The following nucleotide sequence is from Dyella sp. BiH032.
CAGGCGGCAATGCCCGCCACGGATTCGGGTACGGCGCTTTCTTCAGGCAGCGGCGGCGCGGCGATCTCGCGCACCACCTCGCGCGCCGGCAAGCGGCCGGTCAGCACCAGCTTGTGGATGCACATGGCCACTTCCGCACGGCCGAAAGGCTTGCGGATGAAGTCGTCGGCGCCGAAGCGCTGCACGTAGAACTGTTCGGTCGCCTGCTGGTTGCCGCTGATCATCACGATCGGGATGTCGCGGGTCAGCGGGTCGTGCCGCAGCGTACGCAACACGGCGAAGCCGTTGATGCCGGGCAGCACGATGTCCAGGAAGATCAGGGCCGGCTGTTCGTCGCGCGCCAGTTCCAGCGCGCTTTCGCCATCGGCGGCCTTGAGCGTGGCGTACCCTTCCTGGTCCAGATGCCGTCCGAGCACGGCCAGCATGGTCGGCGAGTCGTCGACCATCAGCACCCGGGTACCCTCCGGCGCCCGCAGCCGCTCCGGCTCCGGCGAGTCATGCGACGTGGCGCCGAGCAGGCGCTTGAAGAATCCCATTCCCGACATGACGAGCCCCCTTTCAGGCACGCGCCCGGGGCGGAACACGCCATCGCGCCGCGCCGGACTGATGCTCATGCTCGCTCAAGCGCGCCCGGCAATCTGCGAAACGCTGCTCAACCGGAATCCTTGAGGCGTCGCAATTCGCGACGTTCCTGCTTGTCCGGACGGCGCAGCGGTCCGGCCGCGCCGATCAGCCGGCGCTGTTCGCGCGCGGCGTCGCGGGCGGCCCGGCTGGCCTCGGTCTCGCGGTAGAGCAGCTGCGCCACGCTGGCAGGGCCGCGCTGTTCGGACAGCGCCAGTACCTCCACCTCCAGGCGCTCCTCGCCCCGGGTGATCCGTATCATGTCGCCGGCGTGCACCGTCTTGGCCGGTTTGCAGCCGGCATCGTTGACGGCGATCTTGCCGCCGTCGATGGCCTGCTTGGCGAGACTGCGAGTCTTGAAGAAGCGCGCGGCCCAGAGCCAGACATCCGCACGCACGGCGGTCAGGGAGGCAGTTTCAGTCATCGCGCCATTATCGCGCGGCTCAGCCGCCGAGCAGCCAATTCCCCAGTGGCACGGTCGCCAGCGAAAGCACGATGCCCGCGCCCAGCACTGTGTTGGCGAGCTGCGGCTCCAGGCCGTGCTCATCGGCGAGGATCGCCGCCGAAATCATCGGCGCCATCGCCGCCTGCAGCACGCCTACGGTGAGCACCAGCCCGCTCACGCCCGCGGCGAGGCCGAGCGCCAGGCTCGCCAGCGGCGCCAGCAGCAGTTTCCAGCACAGGCCCAGCGCCAGCGGTCCCGCCTGCCGCTCGCCGAGCTTGAAGCGGAACTGCAGTCCCACCGAAAACAGCGCCAGCGGCGTCAGGGTTGCGCCCACCTGCCCGAGCACGCCGTCGACCAGAGCCGGCCAGCCACCCAGCGCGCCGGCGATGGCGCCCGCGACCAGGGCGAGGAACGCCGGGAACGTAAGGATTCGGCGAGCGATGGCGCGCGGCTGCGGGGCCTGCCCCGCATAGAGATTGGCCACCACCACGCCGGCCGAGGCGAGCAGCGGGAAGCAGCCGAGCTGATCGGCGACCACCGCCAGCGTGAGGCCTTCGCTGCCATGCAGCGCTTGCATCATCGGATACCCCATGAACGAGGTATTGCCCAGCCCGCACACCAGGGTCAGCGCGCCGATACGACCGCGCGACCAGCCCCGCCAACGGCCCAGCGCAGCGAACAGGCCCCAGGCGCCGAAGAAGGTGATCCACATCGTGGCGACCGGAAACCACAGATGCGGGTCGAGCTTGACCTTCGGCACCAGCTGCAGCACCAGGGCCGGCAGCGCGATATTGATGACCCACCAGTTGATGCCATGCACGGTGCCCGCGGGCGGCCGCGCGTAGCGCTTGACCAGCATGCCGAGCAGGAGACAGGCGAACAGCAGCGTCAGGGCAGTCATCGGTTCCGGGCGGCGAGGCGGGCACGCCTAGTGTCGCAGCTAAGGCAGGCGGCCACGACCCGCGCCGATGCGCGAAGGCGCCGGCATCGTGCCCATAATCGGCGCACGACGACTGAAGAAGGAGGCTTCATGAGCGACGCGGACGCCCTGGTCATCGGCGCGGGCCCGGCGGGGCTGGCCTGCGCGGCCATGCTCGGCAAGCAGGGCCTGGGAACCACGATCCTGGAGAAAGCGGCCACCGTCGGTTCGGTATGGCGGCGGCATTACGACCGCTTGCACCTGCATACCGACCGCGGCCACTCGGCTCTGCCCGGCCTGCCGATGCCGCGGGACTATCCGCGCTATCCGTCCCGCGCGCAGGTGGTCGCCTATCTCGAAACCTATGCCGAACGCTTCGGCCTGCAGCCGCAGTTCGGCAGCACGGCGCGCACCATTCGGCGCGCCGATGGCGCATGGCATGTCGATACCGGCACGCGCATGTGGAGCGCGCCGGTGGTGGTGATCGCCACCGGCTGGGCGGATTTCCCGCACGTACCCTCCTGGCCCGGGCAGGCGGATTACACCGGCGAGGTGATCCACAGCTCCGCCTATCGCCACGCCGGGCCTTATGCCGGGAAACGCGTCCTGGTGGTGGGTTTCGGCAACTCCGGCGGCGAGATCGCCCTCGACCTGGCCGAGGCAGGGGTCGACGTGAGCCTGGCCGTGCGCAGCCCGGTCTGCATCCTGCCGCGCGAGCTGCTGGGCCTGCCGATCCTCACCTGGGCCGTCGC
It contains:
- a CDS encoding response regulator; amino-acid sequence: MSGMGFFKRLLGATSHDSPEPERLRAPEGTRVLMVDDSPTMLAVLGRHLDQEGYATLKAADGESALELARDEQPALIFLDIVLPGINGFAVLRTLRHDPLTRDIPIVMISGNQQATEQFYVQRFGADDFIRKPFGRAEVAMCIHKLVLTGRLPAREVVREIAAPPLPEESAVPESVAGIAA
- a CDS encoding RNA-binding S4 domain-containing protein gives rise to the protein MTETASLTAVRADVWLWAARFFKTRSLAKQAIDGGKIAVNDAGCKPAKTVHAGDMIRITRGEERLEVEVLALSEQRGPASVAQLLYRETEASRAARDAAREQRRLIGAAGPLRRPDKQERRELRRLKDSG
- a CDS encoding AEC family transporter, which produces MTALTLLFACLLLGMLVKRYARPPAGTVHGINWWVINIALPALVLQLVPKVKLDPHLWFPVATMWITFFGAWGLFAALGRWRGWSRGRIGALTLVCGLGNTSFMGYPMMQALHGSEGLTLAVVADQLGCFPLLASAGVVVANLYAGQAPQPRAIARRILTFPAFLALVAGAIAGALGGWPALVDGVLGQVGATLTPLALFSVGLQFRFKLGERQAGPLALGLCWKLLLAPLASLALGLAAGVSGLVLTVGVLQAAMAPMISAAILADEHGLEPQLANTVLGAGIVLSLATVPLGNWLLGG
- a CDS encoding NAD(P)/FAD-dependent oxidoreductase → MSDADALVIGAGPAGLACAAMLGKQGLGTTILEKAATVGSVWRRHYDRLHLHTDRGHSALPGLPMPRDYPRYPSRAQVVAYLETYAERFGLQPQFGSTARTIRRADGAWHVDTGTRMWSAPVVVIATGWADFPHVPSWPGQADYTGEVIHSSAYRHAGPYAGKRVLVVGFGNSGGEIALDLAEAGVDVSLAVRSPVCILPRELLGLPILTWAVAQARLPPGLADALNAPAIRLAVGNTERLGLTKAAKGPRRMIAEDQKIPLLDVGTLARIREGSIKVRGGIERFLPHGVIFSPSLATGGKAMTEPFEAVILATGFRPDLRPLLPDTPEVLDEHGRPRVTGRPSGAPGLFFCGQHPSPTGQLREIGIEAERIARAVGTPAR